One Bermanella sp. WJH001 genomic region harbors:
- a CDS encoding YfiR family protein: MAKGWRHIWLVLLVTAWCAGGSSNAFSELNTSQIKSAYLFQISKFVFWPEERKQLEHFNLCLLGSDTYQGNLQKMVGRTVFNRPVRLQSVAKLSQAQSCHLLLLSAPSLIDGAELKAWLKQNPVLTVADGAQSIEKAMVVFVLENQRVRLHINVDLARDSGLSFAANLLEVASKIKKGGQ; encoded by the coding sequence ATGGCCAAAGGTTGGCGTCATATATGGTTAGTATTATTGGTTACTGCATGGTGTGCTGGTGGGTCAAGTAACGCCTTTAGTGAACTCAATACTAGCCAAATAAAGTCAGCTTACCTTTTCCAAATCAGTAAGTTTGTATTCTGGCCTGAAGAGCGTAAGCAGTTGGAGCATTTTAACCTCTGTTTGCTTGGCTCAGATACTTATCAGGGCAACTTGCAAAAAATGGTAGGCAGAACCGTCTTTAATCGACCTGTTCGCTTACAAAGTGTCGCTAAACTATCCCAAGCACAATCCTGTCATTTACTTCTTCTTTCGGCACCGTCATTAATCGATGGGGCCGAGTTAAAAGCCTGGCTAAAACAAAACCCGGTATTAACCGTGGCTGATGGTGCGCAATCAATTGAAAAAGCCATGGTGGTGTTTGTTTTAGAAAACCAAAGAGTTCGCCTTCACATTAATGTCGACCTGGCCCGAGACTCCGGTTTGTCATTTGCAGCAAACTTATTAGAAGTTGCCAGTAAAATTAAAAAAGGAGGCCAGTAA
- a CDS encoding ABC transporter substrate-binding protein, with protein sequence MFRLLSVLGLMLALMLPAQAEEVHPQKVVKSVSDIVLAEILANKEKLDQGPEFLLSLVETRMLPIIDQERMSQLALGKYWAEINDQQRSDFAEGFKRLLIKTYAGAFKAYTGQDVTYGETRFNKSGDKAIVSSDIHVAGGSPVNLQYRLYQPKPGQWLVYDATIAGLGLIRTYRAQFSDQIERDGIDKTISQLQSVQL encoded by the coding sequence ATGTTTCGTTTATTAAGTGTATTAGGCCTCATGCTGGCCTTGATGTTACCGGCACAAGCGGAGGAAGTGCATCCTCAAAAGGTGGTGAAGTCTGTTTCCGATATTGTGCTTGCTGAGATTTTGGCCAACAAAGAAAAATTAGACCAAGGGCCTGAATTTCTACTGAGTTTGGTTGAAACTCGTATGCTGCCGATTATCGATCAAGAGCGCATGTCGCAACTGGCATTGGGCAAATACTGGGCTGAAATTAATGATCAGCAGCGTTCTGATTTTGCAGAAGGTTTTAAACGCTTACTTATCAAAACCTACGCAGGGGCATTTAAAGCCTACACAGGTCAAGATGTGACCTATGGTGAAACTCGCTTTAATAAGTCCGGTGATAAGGCAATTGTAAGCTCTGATATCCATGTAGCAGGGGGCAGTCCTGTAAACTTGCAGTATCGTTTGTATCAGCCAAAACCAGGGCAATGGCTGGTTTATGATGCCACCATCGCCGGCTTAGGCTTAATTCGTACTTACCGCGCTCAATTTAGCGATCAAATCGAACGTGACGGTATTGATAAAACCATTTCTCAACTGCAATCCGTTCAGCTTTAA
- a CDS encoding acetyl-CoA sensor PanZ family protein, which translates to MPVYLKWLDSPSEQDRVDLNKLYADAPKDWLDGEATVAADWALANVAAGQRMALGYFNDRIVCAACLVQQSKSASGAYSYEVKQLCVRSITRNRGVAKQLLVRLCQWAVESQCSLYIEDEAAELSGLYELGFVQYLQGWRYTPL; encoded by the coding sequence TTGCCCGTTTATTTAAAGTGGTTAGATTCGCCTAGCGAGCAAGATCGTGTGGACTTGAACAAACTTTATGCTGATGCTCCAAAGGATTGGTTAGATGGGGAGGCAACGGTTGCAGCAGATTGGGCGCTGGCAAACGTGGCAGCGGGTCAGCGGATGGCACTGGGTTACTTTAATGATCGAATTGTGTGTGCAGCCTGCTTGGTTCAGCAGTCTAAATCCGCCTCTGGTGCGTATAGTTATGAAGTGAAACAGCTGTGTGTGCGCTCAATTACTCGTAACAGAGGCGTAGCCAAGCAGTTATTAGTGAGGTTGTGTCAGTGGGCGGTGGAATCTCAATGCTCTTTGTATATTGAGGATGAAGCGGCTGAGCTATCTGGCTTGTATGAGCTTGGGTTTGTGCAATATTTACAAGGTTGGCGTTATACGCCCCTGTAG
- the hisB gene encoding imidazoleglycerol-phosphate dehydratase HisB — MAQRTASVERNTSETQIKVSVNLDGTGKAQFDTGMPFLEHMLDQIARHGLVDLDIVCKGDNHIDDHHSAEDTGITLGQAFAKAIGDKKGLRRYGHAYVPLDEALSRVVIDFSGRPGLEYKIPFTRGSVGGFDTELFYEFFQGFVNHAGVTLHIDNLKGHNAHHQIETVFKAFGRALRMAMEVDPRMEGMIPSTKGSL, encoded by the coding sequence ATGGCTCAGCGTACGGCGTCGGTTGAACGCAATACCTCAGAAACCCAAATCAAAGTCTCTGTAAACCTAGACGGTACAGGCAAGGCTCAATTTGATACAGGCATGCCTTTTCTTGAGCACATGCTAGACCAGATCGCCCGTCACGGCCTTGTGGACCTAGACATCGTCTGCAAAGGGGATAACCACATTGACGATCACCACAGCGCAGAAGACACAGGCATCACACTAGGCCAAGCCTTTGCAAAAGCCATTGGCGATAAAAAAGGCCTGCGCCGTTATGGCCACGCATATGTGCCATTAGATGAAGCCCTTAGCCGTGTTGTAATCGACTTCTCTGGTCGCCCTGGTTTGGAATATAAAATTCCGTTCACTCGCGGCAGCGTAGGCGGCTTTGATACCGAATTGTTTTATGAGTTTTTCCAAGGGTTTGTGAATCACGCGGGTGTGACGCTACATATCGATAACCTAAAAGGCCACAACGCTCACCATCAAATTGAAACCGTGTTCAAAGCATTTGGTCGTGCCCTGCGTATGGCCATGGAAGTGGACCCAAGAATGGAAGGCATGATTCCTTCAACTAAAGGTTCTTTGTAA